Proteins encoded in a region of the Mercenaria mercenaria strain notata chromosome 1, MADL_Memer_1, whole genome shotgun sequence genome:
- the LOC123553116 gene encoding uncharacterized protein LOC123553116 produces the protein MEAIDIERIPDAIARGNFKPVVIDGEPTIITFDLETTGLIVHRVMPDITQIAASDQSGKTFNVYVNSIQPINPEATTVTGISFVNGEMKVRGQIVQSVHVKDAVSQFLSWLEQFKNVVLCAHNGRRFDFLILVELLEKLHLSEKFSEIVPALLDTMSIFRKQYPKSSLKQEDLVKTHLGITYDAHNAVGDVISLGKLISYMNIDKKELIKNTFSVSAVYNNLQFNNAKAKNIQSLEVLIYSGVCKRPTAENVAGSGLNLGYLRLIHKRRGEDGLREVFTSLNNEGLPRVTNSKKVLEDFIPKLINYLLK, from the exons ATGGAGGCAATTGATATAGAACGCATACCTGACGCTATTGCCCGTGGCAACTTCAAACCAGTCGTCATAGATGGAGAGCCAACCATCATAACATTTGATTTAGAAACAACAGGACTTA TTGTGCACAGAGTGATGCCGGACATAACACAGATAGCTGCAAGTGACCAGTCGGGAAAGACATTCAATGTCTATGTCAACTCAATCCAGCCGATAAATCCGGAAGCAACGACAGTGACTGGAATTTCATTTGTGAATGGAGAAATGAAAGTTCGAGGACAGATAGTTCAATCTGTACATGTGAAGGATGCTGTTAGCCAATTCTTGTCATGGTTGGAGcagtttaaaaatgttgttttatgtgCCCATAACGGAAGAAGGTTCGACTTTCTGATCCTAGTTGAACTGCTTGAGAAACTTCATCTTAGTGAAAAGTTTAGTGAAATAGTTCCTGCTTTGTTGGACACAATGAGCATATTCAGGAAACAATATCCTAAAAGTTCACTGAAACAAGAAGATCTTGTCAAAACTCATTTAGGAATTACATATGATGCCCACAATGCTGTTGGTGATGTTATTAGTCTGGGCAAGCTTATctcatatatgaatattgacaAAAAAGAACTTATCAAAAACACCTTTTCAGTATCTGCAGTTTATAACAATTTACAATTCAATAATGCAAAAGCTAAGAATATCCAATCTCTTGAAGTCTTGATTTACTCAGGAGTGTGTAAAAGACCCACCGCAGAAAATGTGGCCGGGTCAGGTTTGAACCTCGGATACCTTCGGCTTATCCATAAACGTCGAGGCGAGGACGGACTACGTGAAGTTTTTACTTCACTCAACAATGAAGGACTTCCAAGAGTAACCAATTCTAAAAAAGTACTGGAAGACTTTATACCAAAATTGATAAACTATTTACTGAAGTAA
- the LOC123545762 gene encoding sarcoplasmic calcium-binding protein-like has product MANDYLVHKWRLWFRIFDVNHTGQFSQDDETGDEERFVHLNNLSPERKKEVIAASKQMMEEHYFRGKPGPLTEQAFVDMNNDEFKADKNKFKERMQKLFSTDFGIMDFSGEGSITQDVFINAFQAAGHDNVELLTKFFNAYGPKDQKVSIQVFVDSWVHFTTCEDSSNPDIVKQYLEAGV; this is encoded by the exons ATGGCAAACGATTATTTGGTCCATAAATGGAGGCTATGGTTCAGGATTTTTGACGTCAACCACACTGGACAATTTTCTCAAGATGACGAAACAGGCGATGA AGAACGCTTTGTACATCTCAATAATCTGAGTCCCGAACGTAAAAAAGAGGTCATCGCCGCTTCGAAACAAATGATGGAGGAACACTACTTCCGAGGTAAACCTGGACCTCTAACTGAACAGGCTTTTGTAGACATGAATAATGACGAATTCAAAGCGGACAAGAATAAGTTTAAAGAACGAATGCAGAAAttattttcaaccgatttcggAATTATGGATTTTAGCGGTGAAGGATCGATCACCCAGGATGTTTTCATTAATGCATTTCAAGCCGCTGGTCATGACAATGTTGAGCTACTAacaaagtttttcaatgcatACGGTCCTAAGGATCAAAAGGTGTCTATCCAGGTCTTTGTCGACTCATGGGTTCATTTCACGACATGTGAGGACAGTTCAAATCCTGACATAGTCAAGCAATATCTAGAGGCTGGTGTTTAA
- the LOC123545761 gene encoding uncharacterized protein LOC123545761, translating into MMMVKRHARLFMLAVIIPVIVSKSIASPWPRWNQKGPYDGENEEKPVWKPQTDPRVPWRPLIHRPTGRPWWKQWRAEKEGDGDRVDTPFVHPLPGTYFKRETDWYSRDIASDKEAEIDEPQRYPIERESDQQA; encoded by the exons ATGATGATGGTTAAAAGACACGCTCGTTTGTTCATGTTAGCTGTAATTATACCAGTCATAGTTAGCAAGTCCATTGCTTCTCCGTGGCCACGATGGAATCAGAAAGGACCTTATGACGGGGAGAACGAAGAAAAGCCAGTTTGGAAGCCTCAGACGGACCCACGTGTTCCCTGGAGACCTTTGATACACAGACCTACAGGTAGACCATGGTGGAAACAATGGAGAGCAGAAAAAGAAGGCGACGGTGATAGGGTCGACACCCCATTTGTTCATCCGCTTCCAGGGACTTATTTCAAAAGAGAAACAGACTGGTATTCAAGGGACATAGCCAG TGACAAAGAAGCAGAGATTGATGAACCCCAGAGATATCCGATTGAACGGGAGTCTGATCAGCAGGCTTAG